In Microbacterium pumilum, the following proteins share a genomic window:
- a CDS encoding Gfo/Idh/MocA family oxidoreductase, translated as MTEPRTSGLRWGILATSGIAHAFTRDLRTAGLDVAAVGSRRADSAAEFAAEFGIPRSHGSYEDLVADPDVDIVYISTPHPFHAENAILALEAGKHVLVEKPFTLNAAEAARVRAVAAERGLLAMEAMWSRYLPHMVRIRELLADGALGDVRAVLADHTQRITSDPTHRLNALELGGGALLDLGIYPISFVWDVLGAPATVTASATIAATGADSEVATIFTYASGAISTTFSASHSAGPNTAHVIGTEARIDIDAVWYDGATTFRLVAPDGAVREEYVSKLEGRGMQYQALAAERYIAEGTNDSDILPIDETVAIMGTLDTVRSIIGVRYPGEE; from the coding sequence ATGACCGAACCTCGCACCTCAGGCCTGCGCTGGGGCATCCTCGCCACGAGCGGGATCGCACACGCGTTCACCCGGGACTTGAGGACTGCGGGGCTCGATGTCGCCGCCGTCGGCTCGCGCCGCGCCGACTCGGCGGCAGAGTTCGCGGCCGAGTTCGGCATCCCGCGCTCTCACGGATCGTACGAAGATCTCGTCGCCGACCCGGATGTCGACATCGTCTACATCTCTACGCCGCACCCGTTCCACGCCGAGAACGCGATCCTCGCACTGGAGGCCGGCAAGCACGTCCTGGTCGAGAAGCCCTTCACGCTCAACGCCGCCGAAGCCGCGCGCGTCCGCGCTGTCGCCGCCGAGCGGGGGCTGCTGGCGATGGAAGCGATGTGGAGCCGCTACCTGCCGCACATGGTCCGCATCCGCGAGCTGCTGGCGGATGGCGCACTCGGCGATGTGCGCGCCGTCCTCGCCGACCACACACAGCGGATCACGAGCGACCCGACGCACCGCCTGAACGCGCTGGAGCTCGGCGGCGGCGCGCTGCTCGACCTCGGCATCTACCCGATCTCGTTCGTGTGGGACGTGCTCGGTGCCCCAGCCACCGTGACGGCGAGCGCGACGATCGCAGCCACCGGCGCCGACTCGGAAGTCGCGACGATCTTCACCTACGCGTCCGGCGCGATCTCGACGACCTTCTCGGCGTCTCACTCCGCCGGGCCGAACACGGCGCACGTGATCGGCACCGAGGCCCGCATCGACATCGACGCCGTCTGGTACGACGGGGCGACCACGTTCCGCCTCGTCGCCCCCGACGGCGCAGTGCGCGAAGAGTATGTGTCGAAGCTCGAAGGACGCGGAATGCAGTACCAGGCGCTCGCCGCCGAGCGATACATCGCCGAGGGCACCAACGACAGCGACATCCTGCCGATCGACGAGACCGTGGCGATCATGGGCACTCTCGACACTGTGCGCTCGATCATCGGCGTGCGCTACCCCGGGGAGGAGTGA
- a CDS encoding NYN domain-containing protein, with amino-acid sequence MPDLENQRVAVYLDFDNIVMSWYDRVHGRNSYSRDRQRISENPTEPEIAERLLAATIDVGAIIDYAASFGTLVLTRAYADWSAPVNAVYRSQLVARAIDLVQLFPAAAYAKNGADIRLAVDAVEDMFRLPDLTHVVIVAGDSDYVPLAQRCKRLGRFVVGVGVAGSTAKSLAAACDQFDAYDALPGVARPTVEAKKDATSPRTRKSKPAADPSADLLERALRLESDKEDADWQHASAVKSLIKRIDPSFSEKALGHKSFSDFVKAHPDVAEVDESGNIVLIRLAPARG; translated from the coding sequence ATGCCCGACTTGGAGAACCAGCGCGTCGCGGTCTACCTGGACTTCGACAACATCGTGATGTCCTGGTACGACCGCGTGCACGGACGCAACTCGTACTCGCGCGACCGGCAGCGCATCTCGGAGAACCCGACCGAGCCCGAGATCGCCGAGCGCCTGTTGGCCGCGACCATCGACGTCGGGGCGATCATCGACTACGCGGCATCCTTCGGCACACTCGTGCTCACTCGCGCCTACGCCGACTGGTCCGCGCCGGTCAACGCGGTGTATCGATCGCAACTGGTCGCGCGGGCGATCGATCTCGTGCAGCTGTTCCCCGCCGCGGCATACGCCAAGAACGGTGCCGACATACGTCTCGCGGTCGACGCCGTGGAAGACATGTTCCGCCTGCCCGACCTCACCCACGTCGTGATCGTGGCGGGCGACTCCGACTACGTGCCTCTCGCGCAGCGCTGCAAGCGGTTGGGCAGGTTCGTCGTAGGCGTCGGCGTCGCGGGTTCGACCGCGAAGTCGCTCGCGGCGGCGTGCGATCAGTTCGACGCCTACGACGCGCTCCCCGGCGTCGCCCGGCCGACGGTCGAAGCCAAGAAGGACGCCACGTCGCCTCGCACGCGCAAGAGCAAGCCGGCGGCGGACCCCTCGGCTGACCTCCTCGAGCGCGCACTGCGGCTCGAGAGCGACAAAGAGGACGCCGATTGGCAGCACGCGTCGGCGGTCAAGAGCCTGATCAAGCGGATCGACCCGTCGTTCAGCGAGAAGGCGCTCGGCCACAAGAGCTTCTCGGACTTCGTGAAGGCGCATCCGGATGTCGCGGAGGTCGACGAGTCGGGCAATATCGTGCTGATCCGGCTGGCTCCGGCGCGCGGCTGA
- a CDS encoding ROK family transcriptional regulator, with protein sequence MSRRRVPPGSQSSLREANRARLVESLKRHGRLTQVELAGSTGLSPATVSNIVKELTASGLLHTSFTSRSGRRATLVSLARQLGLVAGVHFSSRQLHVAIADATRTIVTESSLPLALDHRHDAELDRLAILLSDMMESLGGSVSDILAVGLALPAPIDPRTGMVSTPGLLRGWEGVDVAESLRARIGRPVFVDSEANLGGLAEAREGNARTVSSSVFIRVGHSISAGLIVNGDLFRGVNGKAGQIGHVTIDENGPICRCSNRGCLETYAGGPALLSLFPPGEGMQRLGDLLQAAEAGDGSARRVIADAGRHIGVAAASLCNLFDPELIIIGGELSQAGEILMAPMRHSLERSALAADGGLPEIIGTSFGEWAETRGAIAVALDHVTVEAEAIPFSA encoded by the coding sequence GTGTCACGCCGCAGAGTCCCTCCCGGCTCGCAGTCTTCACTTCGTGAAGCCAACCGAGCCCGGCTTGTCGAGTCTCTGAAACGGCACGGTCGCCTGACCCAGGTTGAGCTCGCCGGCAGCACGGGCCTCTCCCCCGCCACCGTGTCCAACATCGTCAAGGAGCTCACCGCTTCGGGGCTGCTCCACACCTCGTTCACGTCGCGCAGCGGCCGCCGCGCGACACTCGTATCGCTCGCCCGCCAGCTCGGACTGGTGGCGGGCGTGCATTTCAGTTCGCGGCAGCTGCATGTGGCGATCGCGGACGCCACCCGGACGATCGTGACCGAGAGCTCGCTGCCCCTCGCCCTCGATCACCGCCACGATGCCGAGCTCGATCGCCTCGCGATCCTGCTGAGCGACATGATGGAATCCCTCGGCGGCTCGGTCTCCGACATCCTTGCGGTCGGACTCGCACTGCCTGCACCCATCGACCCGCGCACCGGGATGGTCTCCACCCCCGGTCTGCTGCGCGGCTGGGAAGGGGTCGACGTCGCCGAGAGCCTGCGAGCGCGCATCGGCCGACCCGTCTTCGTCGACAGCGAGGCGAACCTCGGCGGACTCGCCGAGGCGCGCGAGGGAAACGCGCGGACGGTGTCATCGTCGGTGTTCATCCGCGTGGGTCACTCCATCAGCGCCGGGCTCATCGTGAACGGCGATCTCTTCCGCGGCGTGAACGGCAAGGCGGGCCAGATCGGGCACGTCACGATCGACGAGAACGGCCCGATCTGCCGCTGCAGCAACCGAGGATGCCTCGAGACGTATGCCGGCGGTCCTGCCCTGCTCTCGCTCTTCCCTCCCGGGGAGGGCATGCAGCGCCTGGGAGACCTGCTGCAGGCCGCCGAGGCCGGCGACGGCAGCGCCCGCCGGGTCATCGCGGACGCGGGTCGCCATATCGGAGTCGCCGCCGCGAGCCTGTGCAACCTGTTCGACCCTGAGCTCATCATCATCGGCGGAGAGCTCTCGCAGGCCGGCGAGATCCTCATGGCGCCGATGCGGCACTCGCTCGAGCGTTCGGCCCTCGCCGCCGACGGCGGGCTGCCTGAGATCATCGGCACATCCTTCGGCGAATGGGCTGAGACGCGCGGCGCAATCGCCGTCGCGCTCGACCACGTCACGGTCGAGGCCGAAGCGATTCCCTTCTCGGCTTAG
- a CDS encoding sugar ABC transporter substrate-binding protein — protein MAFPASMRRSPRSRRARAVLIAALLAVSLTGCTGEPGGTGAGSAGKIALLLPDAKTARYETFDRPMFENRIAELGPYQVLYANADQDAAKQQQQAESALAAGAEVLVLDPVDSHAAITIVNEANAQDVPVIAYDRLIAGGDLAYYVSFDNEKVGTLQATELVDALDAAGDDSAGILMVNGSPTDNNAKLFAEGAHAIIDDTDLRILADYETPDWSPDKAQSWVAGQISQYGDAIAGVYAANDGIASGAISAFHSANVEPIPVVTGQDAELSAIQRILIGDQRMTVYKAIKPQAELAAEVAVALIEGDEVTAPMEIEGTPATLLDPVAVTVDNIMETVIAGGFWTVDDICTPAYEKACVAAGLR, from the coding sequence GTGGCTTTCCCGGCGTCGATGCGACGCTCTCCTCGATCGCGCCGTGCACGCGCCGTGCTGATCGCAGCCCTCCTGGCTGTCAGCCTCACGGGCTGCACCGGCGAGCCCGGCGGCACGGGCGCCGGATCGGCTGGCAAGATCGCGCTCCTGCTTCCCGACGCCAAGACCGCGCGCTACGAGACTTTCGACCGGCCGATGTTCGAGAACCGGATCGCCGAGCTCGGCCCGTACCAGGTGCTGTACGCCAACGCGGATCAGGATGCCGCGAAGCAGCAGCAGCAGGCCGAGTCCGCATTGGCTGCCGGCGCCGAGGTGCTCGTGCTCGACCCGGTCGACTCCCACGCCGCCATCACGATCGTGAATGAGGCGAACGCCCAGGATGTGCCGGTGATCGCGTACGACCGCCTGATCGCCGGAGGCGACCTCGCGTACTACGTCTCGTTCGACAACGAGAAGGTGGGCACACTGCAGGCGACGGAACTCGTCGACGCTCTGGATGCCGCCGGCGATGACTCGGCCGGCATCCTGATGGTCAACGGATCACCCACCGACAACAACGCGAAGCTCTTCGCCGAGGGCGCCCACGCCATCATCGACGACACCGATCTGCGCATCCTGGCCGATTACGAGACCCCGGACTGGAGTCCCGACAAGGCGCAGTCGTGGGTGGCAGGACAGATCTCGCAGTACGGCGATGCGATCGCCGGGGTGTACGCGGCCAACGACGGGATCGCGAGCGGAGCGATCTCGGCCTTCCACTCGGCGAACGTGGAGCCCATACCGGTCGTCACCGGCCAGGACGCCGAGCTGTCGGCCATCCAGCGGATCCTGATAGGCGATCAGCGTATGACGGTTTACAAGGCCATCAAGCCGCAGGCCGAGCTCGCCGCCGAGGTCGCCGTCGCGCTCATCGAGGGCGACGAGGTCACCGCGCCGATGGAGATCGAAGGAACTCCCGCCACGCTGCTCGACCCGGTCGCGGTGACGGTCGACAACATCATGGAGACTGTGATCGCGGGCGGCTTCTGGACCGTCGACGACATCTGCACGCCGGCGTACGAGAAAGCCTGTGTGGCGGCGGGGCTGCGATAG
- a CDS encoding ATP-binding cassette domain-containing protein — protein sequence MMSSTHPRTGRTRERVLTMRGIGKHFGAVKALTDVEFSVNEGEVVALIGDNGAGKSTLVKVLAGVHAPDAGTIEFDGEPVEIASPADAQDLGIATVFQDLALCDNLDVVANLWLGRELRSGSTLDEVGMEERTWTLLRELAAKIPSVRIPVASLSGGQRQTVAIARSLIGEPRIIILDEPTAALGVAQTAEVLNLIERLRERGHGVILISHNMADVLAVADRVVVLRLGRNNGVYNVVDVTSETLIAAITGAVDGTGKRPEAGKQRTEEPPESREAKIIPMPTGPRRMPDAADGDE from the coding sequence ATGATGTCGTCGACACACCCGCGAACGGGCCGGACGCGCGAACGTGTGCTCACGATGCGCGGCATCGGCAAGCACTTCGGTGCCGTCAAGGCGCTGACCGATGTCGAGTTCTCGGTGAATGAGGGCGAAGTCGTCGCTCTGATCGGGGACAACGGCGCCGGCAAGTCCACGCTCGTCAAGGTGCTCGCGGGCGTTCACGCACCGGATGCCGGAACCATCGAGTTCGATGGCGAACCGGTCGAGATCGCGAGTCCCGCCGACGCTCAGGATCTCGGCATCGCGACGGTGTTCCAGGACCTCGCGCTGTGCGACAACCTCGATGTCGTGGCGAACCTGTGGCTCGGGCGCGAGTTGCGCAGCGGCAGCACCCTCGACGAGGTCGGCATGGAGGAGCGCACCTGGACGCTGCTGCGCGAGCTTGCGGCCAAGATCCCGTCGGTGCGCATCCCGGTCGCATCCCTTTCGGGCGGACAGCGTCAGACCGTGGCGATTGCGCGATCGCTCATCGGCGAGCCCCGCATCATCATCCTCGACGAGCCGACCGCGGCGCTCGGCGTCGCGCAGACGGCCGAAGTGCTGAACCTCATCGAGCGACTTCGCGAGCGCGGCCACGGCGTCATCCTCATCAGCCACAACATGGCGGACGTGTTGGCGGTCGCCGATCGCGTCGTGGTGCTGCGCCTCGGGCGCAACAATGGCGTCTACAACGTCGTCGACGTCACCAGCGAGACCTTGATCGCCGCCATCACCGGTGCGGTCGACGGCACCGGCAAGCGGCCGGAGGCTGGCAAACAGCGTACCGAGGAACCGCCGGAGTCCCGGGAGGCGAAGATCATCCCGATGCCGACCGGCCCCCGCCGAATGCCCGACGCCGCGGACGGTGACGAATGA
- a CDS encoding sugar ABC transporter permease produces MTPSKKPATASLPTLETPEERILSPGGIRVAFARLVTRIRGGDLGSLPVIVGLVVIWSVFQILNPVFLSSRNLVDLTMQCAAIGTISLGIVLVLLLGEIDLSVGSVSGLAAAVLAVTFVELQWNLVLALVAAVGIGSLVGLLYGYLYTRFGVPSFVITLAGLLGFLGLQIWVLGDAGTIGIPTDSWIVEFAQQMFLPPWLSHVLSALTAAAYGWTLARRARLRAAANLVSQSYREIALRTGALLVGLVAAAWYLNLWRGVGVMFLFFLALVVVVNFALTRTRWGRAVYAVGGSVEAARRAGIRVNRIYISVFMLCSSLAAVGGILAAARLGSANQSSGGGDTNLNAIAAAVIGGASLFGGRGSAFSAVLGIIVIQSISSGLTLLSLDASIAFMITGVVLVLAVIVDSISRRTRAATGRA; encoded by the coding sequence ATGACTCCCTCCAAGAAGCCCGCCACCGCGTCGCTGCCCACGCTCGAGACGCCGGAGGAGCGGATCCTGAGCCCCGGCGGCATCCGCGTGGCCTTCGCGCGTCTGGTCACACGGATCCGAGGCGGCGACCTCGGGTCGCTGCCGGTCATCGTCGGCCTCGTAGTGATCTGGAGCGTCTTCCAGATCCTCAACCCGGTGTTCCTCTCGAGCCGCAATCTCGTCGACCTCACGATGCAGTGCGCCGCGATCGGCACGATCTCACTTGGCATCGTGCTCGTGCTGCTCCTGGGGGAGATCGACCTGTCCGTCGGCTCGGTGTCGGGGCTGGCCGCGGCCGTCCTCGCGGTCACGTTCGTCGAGCTGCAATGGAACCTCGTGCTCGCGCTCGTGGCAGCCGTCGGGATCGGGTCTCTTGTGGGCCTGCTGTACGGATACCTGTATACGCGCTTCGGGGTGCCGAGCTTCGTGATCACCCTCGCCGGATTGCTGGGGTTCCTCGGGCTGCAGATCTGGGTGCTGGGTGACGCGGGGACGATCGGGATTCCGACGGACTCGTGGATCGTGGAATTCGCCCAGCAGATGTTCCTCCCGCCGTGGCTGTCGCACGTGCTCTCGGCCCTGACCGCCGCGGCCTACGGATGGACCCTCGCGCGGCGGGCGAGGCTCCGAGCTGCCGCGAATCTCGTCAGTCAGAGCTACCGCGAGATCGCGCTTCGCACCGGGGCACTGCTCGTCGGACTCGTCGCGGCCGCGTGGTACCTCAACCTCTGGCGCGGCGTCGGCGTCATGTTCCTGTTCTTCCTCGCACTCGTCGTCGTCGTGAACTTCGCGCTCACCCGCACCCGATGGGGTCGCGCCGTGTACGCGGTCGGCGGCTCGGTGGAAGCCGCTCGTCGCGCCGGCATCCGCGTGAATCGCATCTACATCTCGGTGTTCATGCTCTGCTCCAGCCTCGCGGCCGTGGGCGGCATCCTCGCAGCGGCACGGCTCGGGTCGGCGAACCAGAGCTCCGGCGGCGGTGACACGAACCTGAACGCGATCGCCGCTGCGGTCATCGGAGGTGCGAGCCTCTTCGGCGGGCGGGGATCTGCGTTCTCGGCTGTCCTGGGGATCATCGTGATCCAGTCCATCTCATCGGGTCTGACATTGCTCAGTCTCGATGCGTCGATAGCCTTCATGATCACCGGGGTGGTCCTCGTGCTCGCCGTGATCGTCGACTCGATCTCGAGGCGGACCCGGGCGGCAACGGGTCGCGCTTAG